The proteins below come from a single Candidatus Eremiobacteraceae bacterium genomic window:
- a CDS encoding DNA-3-methyladenine glycosylase I gives MPKIGHERIAKPALADYLAVMSRAVFQAGLSWAAIDRQWEPLRKAFDNFDPRKVSRYRAKDIARIMATPGILHSERKIQATIANAATMLDLDKEHRGFRNYLGSHKTYEGLTADLRRRFSYVGDISAYYFLYRVNHKVPVFARWIKTVEGDHPRIREMVSR, from the coding sequence GTGCCGAAAATAGGACACGAGCGAATCGCCAAGCCTGCGCTCGCAGATTACCTCGCGGTGATGAGCCGCGCGGTGTTCCAGGCGGGGCTCAGCTGGGCGGCGATCGACAGACAGTGGGAACCGTTGCGCAAGGCGTTCGATAATTTCGATCCGCGTAAGGTATCGAGGTATCGCGCAAAGGATATCGCTCGCATCATGGCCACGCCCGGCATCCTTCATAGCGAGCGGAAGATCCAGGCGACGATTGCGAACGCCGCGACCATGCTCGATCTGGACAAAGAGCATCGCGGATTTCGCAACTACCTGGGTTCCCACAAGACGTACGAAGGATTGACGGCCGACCTAAGGCGCCGATTTTCGTACGTCGGCGATATCAGCGCTTATTATTTCCTGTATCGCGTGAATCACAAAGTGCCGGTCTTCGCGCGTTGGATCAAGACCGTCGAGGGCGATCATCCACGCATTCGAGAGATGGTTTCCCGGTAA
- a CDS encoding UvrD-helicase domain-containing protein: MDPLEQLNDEQRAAASHTDGAVLIFAGAGSGKTRVLTHRIAYLLAGGKVPAHRILAVTFTNKAAGELRTRLQQLVGEAAHGLWVGTFHSIGVRMLRRSGDIVGVAPNFVIYDEADQRTLLKEILRDLNIDERNYHPGAVLRHISRAKERLQDPLAYADSADGQLSPVVASLYSEYQRRLSQANALDFDDLIMRTIALLERPVEGKAWRERFEYVLVDEYQDVNEAQYRMVRGLSQGSGNICVVGDDDQSIYAFRGADHRIILRFERDFHNAATYRLERNYRSTSPVLSAANALVSHNTQRHRKNLWTNREGGKPVRVYAATTERDEARFVVDTIHQGVNDEGRSLSDHVVLYRTNAQSRAFEEALLVAGMPYRVVGGVGFYARAEIKDALAYLRYVTNRDDGISLRRIINAPRRGIGQATLNAIGDEGARRGLSFARAMLDPDVIAGVAPKKARDLAAFFRDIDAFAVIAADQGPSAALVSVLEDTGYVKELRDEDTVESRSRVENLEELIGVAREYEEREGPDVAGFLANISLVSDLDAMDKGGSAVTLMTLHMAKGLEFPVVFLAGLEEGVFPHNRALIDPHEIEEERRLCYVGVTRAIDELYLSHAKRRTTFGSAYLHPPSRFLNEMTGLEFLNAPPLSPVGSGGTWEELATPAPIAREVELVVGDAVTHPKFGSGTVLEVRGAGGDAFVTVDFGAVGRKSIMLNYAKLEKVAN, translated from the coding sequence ATGGATCCGCTCGAGCAGCTCAACGACGAGCAGCGCGCTGCCGCGTCGCACACCGACGGAGCGGTCCTCATCTTCGCAGGCGCGGGCAGCGGCAAGACGCGCGTGCTCACGCATCGCATCGCGTATCTGCTCGCCGGCGGCAAGGTCCCGGCGCATCGCATCCTCGCGGTGACGTTCACGAACAAAGCGGCCGGCGAGCTGCGCACGCGTTTGCAGCAGCTGGTCGGCGAGGCGGCGCACGGCCTGTGGGTCGGCACGTTCCATTCGATCGGCGTGCGCATGCTGCGGCGCAGCGGCGACATCGTCGGCGTCGCGCCGAACTTCGTCATCTACGACGAAGCCGACCAGCGCACGCTGCTCAAAGAGATATTGCGCGATCTGAACATCGACGAGCGTAACTATCACCCCGGCGCCGTGCTGCGCCACATCAGCCGAGCCAAGGAACGCCTGCAGGATCCGCTTGCGTACGCCGACAGCGCGGATGGCCAGCTCTCGCCGGTCGTCGCATCGCTCTACAGCGAATACCAGCGCCGCCTCAGCCAGGCGAACGCGCTCGACTTCGACGACCTCATCATGCGCACGATCGCGCTGCTCGAACGCCCAGTGGAAGGCAAGGCGTGGCGCGAGCGTTTCGAATACGTGCTCGTCGACGAATATCAAGACGTCAACGAGGCGCAGTACCGCATGGTGCGCGGGCTTTCCCAAGGCAGCGGCAACATCTGCGTCGTCGGCGACGACGATCAATCGATCTACGCGTTCCGCGGCGCCGACCATCGCATCATCTTGCGCTTCGAGCGCGACTTCCATAACGCCGCCACCTATCGCCTCGAGCGCAACTACCGCTCCACATCGCCCGTGTTGTCCGCCGCAAACGCGCTGGTCTCGCACAACACGCAGCGCCATCGCAAGAACCTGTGGACCAATCGCGAGGGCGGCAAGCCCGTTCGCGTCTACGCGGCGACGACCGAGCGCGACGAGGCGCGCTTCGTCGTCGACACGATCCATCAAGGCGTCAACGACGAGGGCCGCAGCCTGAGCGATCACGTCGTGCTCTATCGCACGAACGCGCAGTCGCGCGCCTTCGAGGAAGCGTTGCTCGTGGCCGGCATGCCGTATCGCGTGGTCGGCGGCGTCGGGTTCTACGCGCGCGCCGAGATCAAGGACGCGCTTGCCTATTTGCGCTACGTCACCAATCGCGACGACGGGATCAGCCTGCGCCGCATCATCAACGCGCCGCGCCGCGGCATCGGCCAAGCGACGCTCAACGCGATCGGCGACGAGGGCGCGCGCCGCGGGCTCTCGTTCGCGCGGGCGATGCTCGACCCCGATGTGATCGCCGGCGTCGCGCCCAAGAAGGCGAGGGATCTGGCGGCTTTCTTCCGAGACATCGACGCGTTTGCGGTCATCGCCGCCGATCAAGGTCCGTCGGCCGCGCTGGTCTCGGTGCTCGAAGACACCGGCTACGTCAAAGAGCTGCGCGACGAAGATACGGTCGAGTCGCGCTCGCGCGTCGAGAATCTCGAAGAGCTGATCGGCGTCGCGCGCGAGTATGAAGAGCGCGAAGGCCCCGACGTCGCCGGCTTCCTCGCCAATATCTCGCTGGTCTCCGACCTCGACGCGATGGACAAGGGCGGATCTGCCGTCACCCTCATGACGCTGCACATGGCCAAGGGTCTCGAATTCCCCGTCGTGTTCCTGGCGGGCCTCGAAGAGGGCGTGTTCCCGCATAACCGCGCGCTGATCGATCCTCATGAGATAGAAGAAGAGCGACGGCTATGCTACGTGGGCGTGACGCGTGCTATCGACGAGCTGTACTTGAGCCACGCGAAGCGGCGCACGACCTTCGGCAGCGCCTATCTGCATCCGCCTTCGCGCTTCCTCAACGAGATGACCGGGCTCGAGTTCTTGAACGCACCGCCGCTGTCGCCGGTCGGTTCGGGCGGCACGTGGGAAGAGCTGGCGACGCCGGCGCCGATCGCGCGCGAGGTCGAGCTGGTCGTCGGCGATGCGGTGACGCATCCGAAATTCGGCTCGGGCACGGTGTTGGAGGTGCGCGGCGCGGGTGGCGATGCGTTCGTCACCGTCGACTTCGGCGCTGTCGGACGCAAGAGCATCATGCTCAACTACGCGAAGCTCGAGAAAGTCGCGAACTGA
- a CDS encoding aspartate-semialdehyde dehydrogenase, which translates to MISPSRRRLNVAIVGAAGLVGETVARILEEREFPIGSLRAFGTTRSAGTRLSVAGCEAQVESLDDAREPFAGIDVAFFSAGDTVSRRFAREAVDAGALVVDKSGVYRLDPLTPLVVPEANAGAIGAHRLIANPNCSTIPLAVALAPIQREFGLAWVSVSTYQSVSGAGKDALAEFEAQTRGDEAVKFLPRRIAGNVIPENGPWDESGYGEEERKIAAELKKVLGRPDLPVSATSVRVPVAVGHSEAVSFMTARPATRDQLAALLRTAPSVRFYDGTAYATPLDVAGAGDEVHVGRLRADTAHAGAFMLWLACDNLRKGAATNAVQIVEHALRAAQVPA; encoded by the coding sequence ATGATCAGCCCCAGCCGCCGCCGGCTCAACGTCGCGATCGTCGGCGCCGCCGGCCTGGTGGGCGAGACCGTGGCGCGCATTCTTGAAGAGCGTGAATTCCCGATCGGATCGCTGCGCGCATTCGGCACGACTCGCAGCGCCGGGACCCGTCTAAGCGTCGCTGGCTGCGAGGCGCAGGTCGAATCGCTTGACGACGCGCGCGAGCCGTTCGCGGGCATCGACGTCGCGTTTTTCTCAGCGGGCGACACCGTCAGCCGGCGCTTCGCGCGCGAAGCGGTGGACGCGGGTGCGCTGGTCGTCGATAAGTCGGGCGTGTATCGCTTGGATCCGCTGACGCCGCTCGTCGTGCCCGAAGCGAACGCCGGGGCCATCGGCGCCCATCGCCTCATCGCCAATCCGAACTGTTCGACTATTCCGCTGGCGGTGGCGCTGGCGCCGATCCAGCGCGAATTCGGCCTGGCGTGGGTCAGCGTCTCGACCTATCAGAGCGTCTCCGGCGCGGGCAAAGACGCACTGGCTGAATTCGAAGCCCAAACGCGCGGCGACGAGGCGGTGAAGTTCTTGCCGCGCCGCATCGCCGGCAACGTGATTCCGGAGAACGGCCCATGGGACGAATCCGGATACGGCGAGGAAGAACGTAAGATCGCGGCCGAGCTGAAGAAGGTTCTCGGGCGGCCGGATCTGCCGGTCTCGGCGACCTCCGTTCGCGTGCCGGTCGCGGTCGGCCACAGCGAAGCGGTCTCGTTCATGACCGCCCGACCGGCGACGCGCGATCAGCTCGCTGCGCTGCTGCGCACCGCCCCGAGCGTCCGCTTTTACGACGGCACCGCATACGCGACGCCGCTCGACGTCGCAGGCGCGGGCGACGAGGTGCACGTCGGCCGCCTGCGCGCCGATACTGCGCACGCCGGCGCGTTCATGCTCTGGCTCGCGTGCGACAACCTCCGCAAAGGCGCGGCCACGAACGCGGTGCAGATCGTCGAACATGCGCTGCGCGCCGCCCAGGTGCCCGCATGA
- a CDS encoding aspartate kinase — MKNTAAEIVVMKFGGSSLATDELRRTAVQRVKEEIAAGKHPVIIVSAIGRRPDPYSTDTLLGLAPGRVGANRDLLASSGEAISAAIFASLLEEQGVPARAMTGGQAGIHTDKRHGDARIVRTDPLPVRARLGAGHVPVIAGFQGISPDGAITTLGRGGSDLTAVALATALGNVRCEIFTDVDGVMTADPKRVAKAHTVGELTFEEADELAANGASVMHDRAAQMAREEKTSYSVRGLRSGAGTDIEADRTIEPGKPVSGIATITGYAFLHAVPEAAAMPGGWELDALRVLKDERISIDCVNVNRAGFFFCVPGDDLHNARVCLEKLPLSLRFTRDCAKISIVGAGMRGTPGVMYQVVRALMDAGVPIIHSTDSNITISILVPGAQAAAAETALHRHFELG, encoded by the coding sequence ATGAAGAACACCGCAGCCGAGATCGTCGTCATGAAGTTCGGCGGATCGTCGCTCGCGACGGACGAGCTGCGCCGCACCGCAGTGCAACGCGTCAAAGAGGAGATCGCCGCCGGCAAACATCCGGTCATCATCGTGTCGGCGATCGGCCGCCGGCCCGATCCATATTCGACTGACACGCTGCTCGGGTTGGCTCCGGGCCGGGTCGGCGCCAACCGCGATCTGCTCGCGTCGAGCGGCGAAGCCATCAGCGCGGCCATCTTCGCCAGCCTGCTCGAGGAACAAGGCGTGCCCGCGCGCGCGATGACCGGCGGGCAGGCCGGTATCCACACGGACAAACGCCACGGCGATGCGCGCATCGTGCGCACCGATCCGCTTCCCGTTCGCGCGCGGCTCGGCGCGGGTCACGTGCCGGTCATCGCCGGCTTCCAAGGCATCTCACCTGATGGGGCGATCACCACACTGGGCCGAGGCGGCAGCGACCTCACCGCCGTCGCCTTGGCCACCGCGCTCGGCAACGTGCGCTGCGAGATCTTCACCGACGTCGACGGCGTGATGACGGCCGACCCGAAGCGCGTGGCGAAAGCGCACACGGTCGGCGAGCTGACGTTCGAAGAGGCTGACGAGCTCGCCGCGAACGGCGCATCGGTCATGCACGATCGCGCGGCTCAGATGGCGCGTGAAGAGAAGACCTCCTACTCGGTGCGCGGACTGCGCTCGGGCGCCGGCACCGACATCGAGGCCGACCGGACGATCGAGCCCGGTAAGCCGGTCAGCGGCATCGCGACCATCACCGGCTACGCGTTCTTGCACGCGGTGCCCGAGGCTGCCGCCATGCCCGGCGGCTGGGAACTGGATGCCCTGCGCGTGCTCAAGGACGAGCGCATCAGCATCGACTGCGTCAACGTCAATCGCGCCGGTTTCTTCTTCTGCGTGCCGGGCGACGATTTGCACAACGCCCGCGTCTGTCTAGAGAAGCTGCCGCTCAGCTTGCGCTTCACGCGCGACTGCGCGAAGATCTCGATCGTCGGCGCCGGCATGCGCGGTACGCCCGGCGTGATGTATCAGGTCGTGCGGGCGCTGATGGACGCCGGCGTGCCCATCATCCACTCGACCGACTCCAACATCACCATCTCGATCCTGGTGCCGGGGGCGCAGGCAGCCGCCGCCGAAACCGCACTGCACCGGCACTTCGAACTAGGATAG
- the dapB gene encoding 4-hydroxy-tetrahydrodipicolinate reductase translates to MIRAGVAGANGKMGTLTSTALGTAEGIEYVGGLVRKGTAFPGQFDDIDAFVERAHPDVLVDFSLFPDSKRIVLDALERGVRVVIGTSGYGEDDLAEVRSAVERTGIGAIFAPNCALGAVLMMKFATLAAPHFDAVEIVETHESGKKDAPSGTAMATARRLASTGAFARAETKVVKAAGARGADVGGIGVHSLRLPGMVAQQEVLLGGHGEILSIRHHSLSRQSFMPGVLLAVRAAEKLDRFVDGLESLV, encoded by the coding sequence ATGATACGGGCTGGTGTGGCCGGCGCGAACGGCAAGATGGGCACGCTGACGTCGACCGCACTCGGCACCGCTGAGGGGATCGAATACGTCGGCGGCCTGGTGCGAAAAGGGACCGCCTTTCCCGGCCAGTTCGACGATATCGACGCGTTCGTCGAGCGCGCTCACCCCGATGTGCTGGTGGATTTCTCGCTCTTCCCGGATTCCAAACGCATCGTGCTCGACGCGCTCGAACGCGGTGTGCGGGTCGTGATCGGAACGTCGGGCTACGGCGAAGACGACTTGGCCGAGGTGCGCTCGGCGGTCGAACGCACCGGTATCGGCGCGATCTTCGCCCCCAACTGCGCGCTCGGCGCAGTGCTGATGATGAAATTCGCGACGCTCGCGGCGCCGCATTTCGACGCGGTCGAGATCGTCGAGACGCACGAAAGCGGAAAGAAGGACGCGCCATCCGGCACCGCGATGGCGACGGCGCGTCGCCTCGCGAGCACCGGCGCGTTCGCACGCGCCGAGACCAAAGTCGTCAAAGCCGCCGGCGCGCGCGGCGCCGATGTCGGCGGCATCGGCGTGCACAGCCTGCGCCTGCCGGGCATGGTCGCGCAGCAAGAAGTGCTCCTAGGCGGTCACGGCGAGATATTGAGCATCCGCCACCACTCGCTGTCGCGCCAGTCGTTCATGCCGGGCGTGCTGCTCGCGGTGCGCGCGGCTGAGAAGCTCGACCGTTTCGTCGACGGATTGGAAAGCCTCGTATGA
- a CDS encoding NDP-sugar synthase codes for MQAVILVGGEGTRLRPLTYALPKPMAPLLGRPFIGWIIERLRQAGVEHVVLSCCYLPEAIEAHFGDGRSHGVTLHYVHEEEPLGTAGAIRNAIAHIDGTIFVCNGDILAGVDLRTLLAAHRKNDAVATIHTRPVDDPSQFGVVETDADGRAQRFVEKPAPGETSAHDINAGTYVLEPEAVEAIPSGRPVSIERETFPLLIDSTHRVFAVATQDYWIDVGRPDTYRQAHRDILSGKYSRPLGVELSPGVWSADGAALPRDVKVHGPVYIGAGARIGAGATLEPYAVIYDACFIGPRATIGDAILWPGCSVGEHGVVRGAILGLDVAVEPKAAVPAGSVLGRGERVTAAR; via the coding sequence TTGCAAGCAGTCATTCTCGTCGGCGGCGAAGGTACGCGGCTGCGGCCGCTCACCTACGCCCTGCCCAAACCGATGGCCCCATTGCTCGGGCGCCCGTTCATCGGTTGGATCATCGAGCGCCTGCGCCAGGCGGGCGTGGAGCACGTCGTCTTGTCGTGCTGCTATCTCCCCGAAGCGATCGAAGCGCATTTCGGCGATGGCCGCTCGCACGGCGTCACGCTGCATTACGTCCACGAAGAAGAGCCGCTGGGCACCGCCGGCGCGATCAGAAACGCGATCGCACACATCGACGGCACGATCTTCGTCTGCAACGGCGACATCCTCGCGGGCGTCGACCTGCGCACGCTGCTGGCCGCACACCGCAAGAACGATGCTGTCGCCACCATCCACACGCGGCCGGTGGACGATCCGAGCCAATTCGGCGTCGTCGAGACGGATGCTGACGGCCGCGCGCAGCGTTTCGTCGAGAAGCCGGCACCCGGAGAGACGTCGGCGCACGACATCAATGCCGGAACCTACGTGCTCGAGCCCGAGGCGGTGGAGGCGATACCGTCGGGGCGTCCGGTCTCGATCGAGCGCGAGACGTTTCCACTGCTGATCGACTCGACGCACCGCGTGTTCGCCGTCGCGACGCAAGACTATTGGATCGACGTCGGCCGGCCGGACACCTATCGGCAGGCACATCGCGACATTCTTTCGGGCAAGTACTCGCGGCCGTTGGGCGTCGAGCTGTCACCGGGCGTCTGGTCGGCCGACGGTGCAGCACTGCCTCGCGACGTGAAAGTGCACGGGCCGGTCTACATCGGCGCGGGCGCGCGCATCGGCGCGGGTGCTACGCTCGAGCCATACGCCGTCATCTACGACGCGTGCTTCATCGGACCGCGCGCGACCATCGGCGATGCGATCCTGTGGCCGGGCTGCAGCGTCGGCGAGCACGGCGTCGTTCGCGGCGCGATCCTCGGACTTGACGTGGCGGTCGAACCAAAAGCCGCCGTGCCCGCAGGCTCAGTGCTTGGGCGCGGCGAGCGCGTCACCGCCGCGCGCTGA
- a CDS encoding DUF1801 domain-containing protein, giving the protein MKKAKPADGKDVDKYIAGVPEPGRSTLRKVRAAIRSAAPADATETLSYKIPTFRYKGGLVAFAAFSNHCSFFPMSMVVIRKFKSELKNHDSSKGTIRFPLDKPLSATLIKKLVKARVAENERGKKRG; this is encoded by the coding sequence ATGAAAAAGGCCAAACCTGCCGACGGTAAGGACGTGGACAAGTACATTGCGGGCGTTCCGGAGCCTGGGCGCAGCACGTTACGCAAGGTGCGTGCGGCCATCCGATCAGCCGCGCCGGCTGATGCGACGGAGACCCTCAGCTATAAGATCCCGACGTTCAGATACAAGGGCGGCCTCGTGGCGTTCGCCGCGTTCTCGAACCACTGCAGCTTCTTCCCGATGAGCATGGTGGTGATCCGAAAGTTCAAGAGCGAGCTCAAGAATCACGACTCGTCGAAAGGGACCATCCGCTTCCCGCTGGACAAACCGTTATCTGCGACGCTCATCAAGAAATTGGTGAAGGCGCGAGTGGCAGAGAACGAGCGCGGAAAGAAACGCGGTTAG